A genomic stretch from Bradyrhizobium sp. 195 includes:
- a CDS encoding lytic murein transglycosylase has product MMIAAAVLLPVSAHAQAQNGLSNLFGGIFSGPPPAPSQPAPGPGGALPWSGEDGASGHPLMTAAAIREAAGNFSNCVAGLWPDAARRGITQDNFQRFTAGLSPDLRIMDLMDSQPEFTKSIWDYLDILVNDNRLAKGREVLAKYKAQFDATEKATGVDRYIIASIWGIESNYSTQMGDRSVLQSTATLACVGRRQAYFKDEFLSALEIVNRGDLRPEQMRGSWAGAFGPTQFMPTAFKRFAVDGDGDGRRDVVDNPTDLIASTANNLKKDGWQAGQTWGFEVVVPQGFNYMLADRAKAMTIAQWEKLGLKRATSQPFPHPAEKAYLLAPAGAQGPGFLMLQNYRVIMKYNPAEAYALAIGHFADRLRGGQPFVQPWPRQERELSRTERLELQQILAQRGFYKGTPDGQFGGQTREALRNFQASIGVPADGFASSDVLDRLRGR; this is encoded by the coding sequence ATGATGATTGCGGCCGCTGTGCTGCTGCCTGTCAGCGCGCACGCCCAGGCGCAGAACGGCCTGTCCAACCTGTTCGGCGGCATCTTCTCGGGTCCGCCCCCCGCGCCCTCGCAACCTGCGCCCGGCCCCGGCGGCGCACTTCCCTGGAGCGGCGAGGACGGCGCTTCGGGCCATCCGCTGATGACGGCCGCGGCGATCCGCGAGGCCGCCGGCAACTTCAGCAATTGCGTTGCCGGGTTGTGGCCGGATGCCGCACGACGCGGCATCACGCAGGATAATTTTCAGCGCTTCACGGCCGGGCTCTCGCCCGACCTGCGCATCATGGACCTGATGGACTCGCAGCCGGAGTTCACCAAGTCGATCTGGGACTATCTCGACATCCTCGTGAACGACAACCGCCTCGCCAAAGGCCGCGAGGTTCTCGCCAAATACAAGGCGCAGTTCGACGCCACCGAAAAGGCCACCGGCGTCGACCGCTACATCATCGCCTCGATCTGGGGCATCGAGTCCAATTACTCGACGCAGATGGGCGACCGCAGCGTGCTGCAATCGACCGCGACGCTCGCCTGCGTCGGCCGCCGCCAGGCCTATTTCAAGGACGAGTTCCTGTCCGCGCTGGAGATCGTCAATCGCGGCGACCTCAGACCGGAGCAGATGCGCGGCTCCTGGGCCGGCGCCTTCGGCCCGACCCAGTTCATGCCGACTGCGTTCAAGCGCTTTGCCGTCGATGGCGACGGTGACGGCAGGCGCGACGTCGTCGACAATCCCACCGACCTGATCGCCTCGACCGCCAACAATCTGAAGAAAGACGGTTGGCAGGCCGGTCAGACCTGGGGCTTTGAGGTCGTGGTGCCCCAGGGATTCAACTATATGCTGGCCGATCGCGCCAAGGCGATGACGATCGCGCAATGGGAAAAGCTCGGGCTGAAGCGGGCGACGAGCCAGCCGTTCCCGCATCCGGCGGAGAAAGCCTATCTGCTGGCGCCGGCCGGCGCGCAAGGCCCCGGCTTCCTGATGCTGCAGAATTACCGCGTCATCATGAAGTACAACCCGGCCGAGGCCTATGCGCTGGCGATCGGCCATTTCGCCGACCGCCTGCGCGGCGGGCAGCCCTTCGTGCAGCCCTGGCCGCGCCAGGAGCGCGAGCTGTCGCGCACCGAGCGGCTGGAACTGCAGCAGATCCTGGCCCAGCGCGGCTTCTACAAGGGCACCCCGGACGGCCAGTTTGGCGGCCAGACCCGGGAAGCCCTGCGCAATTTCCAGGCCTCGATCGGGGTCCCCGCCGACGGCTTTGCCTCCTCCGACGTGCTGGACCGGCTGCGCGGGCGGTAA
- a CDS encoding YqgE/AlgH family protein: MAPTSKRTGESTRRAGPALPNSAGYLDGRLLIAMPVMGDSRFERSVIYLCAHSAEGAMGIIVNHPAGSIDFPELLQQLGIIKKGEHIKLPENAESMKVLRGGPVDTGRGFVLHSSDFYIENATLRIDEGVCLTATVDILRAIANGSGPKHAILALGYAGWAPGQLETEIQSNGWLHCDADADLIFGDDVDDKYGRALRKIGIDPGMLSNEAGHA; the protein is encoded by the coding sequence ATGGCTCCCACAAGCAAGAGGACGGGGGAAAGCACCCGCAGGGCAGGCCCCGCGCTCCCCAATTCGGCCGGTTATCTCGACGGCCGGCTGCTGATCGCGATGCCCGTGATGGGCGATTCCCGCTTCGAGCGTTCGGTGATCTATCTCTGCGCCCATTCGGCGGAGGGAGCGATGGGCATCATCGTGAATCACCCGGCCGGCAGCATCGACTTCCCCGAGCTCTTGCAGCAGCTCGGCATTATCAAGAAGGGCGAGCACATCAAGCTGCCGGAGAACGCCGAAAGCATGAAGGTGCTGCGCGGCGGCCCGGTCGATACCGGCCGCGGCTTCGTGCTGCATTCCAGCGACTTCTACATCGAAAACGCGACGCTGCGGATCGATGAGGGCGTCTGCCTCACGGCGACCGTCGACATCCTGCGCGCCATCGCCAACGGCTCCGGCCCCAAGCACGCCATTCTCGCGCTCGGCTATGCCGGCTGGGCGCCCGGCCAACTCGAGACCGAGATCCAGAGCAACGGCTGGCTGCATTGCGATGCGGATGCGGATTTGATTTTCGGCGACGACGTCGACGACAAGTACGGCCGCGCCTTGCGCAAGATCGGCATCGATCCCGGCATGCTCTCGAACGAGGCGGGACACGCGTAG
- a CDS encoding SDR family NAD(P)-dependent oxidoreductase, whose amino-acid sequence MSEFKQLSRSVKGLTVLVTGAASGMGRATARLFAAEGANVAVTDFDGEGARAVAKEIAASGGAGKAWELDVADGDEIKRVVGEVAAHFGAIDIIVNNAGISVRVAIDDEGYEDAWARGIAVMLTAHPRIIRAALPHLRKSNSPRIVNIASTEALGATALHSPYSAAKGGVASLTRSLAVELGREGITVNCICPGPIRTGITDRISEEHKTIYAKRRTALGRYGDPEEVAHMTLSLCLPAASFLTGAVIPVDGGLMARNA is encoded by the coding sequence ATGTCCGAGTTCAAGCAGCTCAGCCGGTCCGTCAAGGGCTTGACCGTTCTCGTCACCGGCGCGGCCAGCGGCATGGGGCGCGCGACCGCGCGCTTGTTCGCCGCAGAAGGCGCCAACGTCGCCGTCACCGATTTCGACGGCGAAGGCGCGCGTGCGGTTGCCAAGGAGATTGCCGCGAGCGGCGGCGCAGGAAAGGCTTGGGAGCTCGACGTTGCCGACGGTGACGAGATCAAGCGCGTCGTCGGTGAGGTCGCGGCGCATTTCGGCGCAATCGACATCATCGTCAACAATGCCGGCATCTCCGTGCGGGTTGCGATTGACGACGAGGGCTATGAGGACGCCTGGGCCAGAGGCATCGCGGTGATGCTGACGGCGCATCCGCGCATCATCCGCGCTGCGCTGCCGCACTTGCGCAAATCGAACAGCCCGCGCATCGTCAACATCGCCTCGACCGAGGCGCTCGGCGCCACCGCGTTGCACAGCCCCTATTCAGCAGCGAAGGGCGGCGTTGCGAGCCTCACCCGCTCGCTGGCGGTAGAGCTCGGCCGCGAGGGCATCACCGTCAATTGCATCTGTCCGGGCCCGATCCGCACCGGGATCACCGACCGCATCTCGGAGGAGCACAAGACGATCTACGCCAAGCGCCGCACCGCACTCGGCCGCTACGGCGATCCCGAGGAGGTCGCGCATATGACGCTGAGCCTGTGCCTGCCGGCGGCGTCTTTCCTCACCGGCGCGGTGATCCCTGTCGACGGCGGGTTGATGGCGCGGAACGCGTAG
- a CDS encoding UTP--glucose-1-phosphate uridylyltransferase: MKIRKAVFPVAGLGTRVLPATKAMPKEMLTIVDKPLIQYVYDEAREAGIEHFIFVTGRNKNVIEDHFDRMFELDATLAARGKKAEQDILAQNQPEAGAVSFTRQQAPLGLGHAVWCARDIVGNEPFAVVLPDELVLNTPGCLKQMIEMASSLGEKSNLVAVEAVPDHLTHQYGICGVGKRSGKMFEVDGMVEKPAKGTAPSNLSITGRYILQPEIFKILQTQERGAGGEIQLTDAMIGLAMSQKFYGVEFEGERHDCGSKPGFLRANIAYGLKRPELRDGLIAEMKKYLGQ; this comes from the coding sequence ATGAAAATTCGCAAAGCCGTATTCCCCGTCGCCGGCCTCGGCACCCGTGTCCTGCCCGCCACCAAGGCGATGCCGAAGGAAATGCTGACCATCGTCGACAAGCCGCTGATCCAGTACGTCTATGACGAGGCGAGGGAGGCCGGCATCGAACACTTCATCTTCGTCACCGGCCGCAACAAGAACGTCATCGAAGATCATTTCGACCGGATGTTCGAGCTCGACGCGACGCTGGCGGCGCGCGGCAAGAAGGCCGAGCAGGACATCCTGGCGCAGAACCAGCCCGAAGCCGGCGCCGTCAGCTTCACCCGCCAGCAGGCGCCGCTCGGCCTCGGCCATGCGGTCTGGTGCGCGCGCGACATCGTCGGCAACGAGCCGTTCGCGGTCGTGCTGCCCGACGAGCTCGTGCTCAACACGCCGGGCTGCCTCAAGCAGATGATCGAGATGGCATCCTCGCTCGGCGAGAAATCCAATCTGGTCGCGGTCGAGGCGGTGCCCGACCATCTCACGCATCAATATGGCATCTGCGGCGTGGGAAAACGCAGCGGCAAGATGTTCGAGGTCGACGGCATGGTCGAGAAGCCGGCCAAGGGCACCGCGCCCTCCAACCTCTCGATCACCGGCCGCTACATTCTCCAGCCGGAGATCTTCAAGATCCTTCAGACGCAGGAGCGCGGCGCCGGCGGCGAGATCCAGCTCACCGACGCCATGATCGGGCTCGCCATGTCGCAGAAATTCTACGGCGTCGAGTTCGAGGGTGAGCGCCACGATTGCGGCTCCAAGCCCGGCTTTCTGCGCGCCAACATCGCCTACGGCCTGAAGCGGCCGGAGCTGCGTGACGGACTGATCGCGGAGATGAAGAAGTATCTGGGGCAGTAG
- a CDS encoding TauD/TfdA dioxygenase family protein: MTIAIRQLQKHFVGEVSGLDLRKPLTPDEAREIESAMDKYAVLVFHNQDITDEQQMAFALNFGQREEARGGNITKADEYRLTSGLNDVSNLGKDGKPLPKDSRANLFNLGNCLWHSDSSFRPIPAKFSLLSARVVNPKGGNTEFADMRAAHDALDDDTKAEIDDLVCEHSLMYSRGSLGFTEYTDEEKEMFKPVLQRLVRTHPVHRRKSLYLSSHAGKIVGMSVPEGRLLLRDLNEHATQAEFVYAHKWKLHDLVMWDNRQTMHRVRRYDQSQPRDMRRATVAGTEPTVQQQAAE, encoded by the coding sequence ATGACGATCGCGATCCGGCAGCTTCAGAAGCATTTTGTCGGCGAGGTCTCCGGCCTCGATCTGCGAAAGCCGCTCACACCGGATGAGGCGCGCGAGATCGAGTCCGCGATGGACAAATACGCGGTGCTTGTGTTCCACAACCAGGACATCACCGATGAGCAGCAGATGGCGTTCGCGCTGAATTTCGGCCAGCGCGAGGAAGCGCGCGGCGGCAACATCACCAAGGCGGATGAATACCGCCTCACCTCGGGCCTGAATGACGTCTCCAATCTCGGCAAGGACGGCAAGCCGCTGCCGAAGGACAGCCGCGCCAATCTGTTCAACCTCGGCAACTGCCTGTGGCACTCCGACAGCTCGTTCCGCCCGATCCCTGCAAAGTTCTCGCTGCTGTCGGCGCGGGTGGTGAACCCGAAGGGCGGCAACACCGAATTCGCCGACATGCGCGCCGCCCATGACGCGCTCGACGACGACACCAAGGCGGAGATCGATGACCTCGTCTGCGAACACTCGCTGATGTATTCGCGGGGATCGCTCGGCTTCACCGAATATACCGACGAAGAGAAGGAGATGTTCAAGCCGGTGCTGCAACGGCTGGTGCGCACCCATCCCGTCCATCGCCGCAAGTCGCTCTATCTGTCATCGCATGCCGGCAAGATCGTCGGCATGAGCGTGCCGGAAGGGCGGCTACTGCTGCGCGATCTCAACGAGCACGCGACGCAGGCCGAGTTCGTCTACGCGCACAAATGGAAGCTGCATGACCTCGTGATGTGGGACAACCGCCAGACCATGCACCGCGTCCGCCGCTACGACCAGTCGCAACCTCGCGACATGCGCCGCGCGACCGTGGCGGGGACAGAGCCGACGGTGCAGCAGCAGGCGGCGGAGTAG
- a CDS encoding SGNH/GDSL hydrolase family protein: MSKKSLFKALTETGPLIALGTALAILVSVAGPASAQFFNFPGFGGPPQRSAPPPQRGGGGGGGGWFGGDFFAPFQQQQPQAPRQDFSRAPAPAKRDTIPEKNVLVIGDAMADWLGYGLEDAYTEQPDMGVIRKHKTTSGLIRYQPKGEPSDWAAAARGILETEKPDVIVVMLGLNDRAAIREPVADKPDKATDKDKDKKNDKGARAKQPGKPGETKPGTDAAAKPDDKPADADLPQDDADNADTPVAAPEKTARNPNGLYEFRDDRWVELYGKKIEELAGVLKAKGVPVLWVGLPAIRGQKGTADMLFLDSLYREGAAKAGITYVDVWDGFVDEAGRFLQKGPDFEGQIRQLRSSDGVFFTKPGARKLAHYVEREITRLLAGRSGPIALPSEPATPDTSAEPGKPAPRPLAGPIVPLVAASISTDQLLGGPGTRPAAVDALAAKTMVKGEPLTAPAGRADDYAWPRREVGREQAKGDTPVAATTPEGGVAPGAPGAAAAMAPPKLAPKKPPVVQQPAQAAPTFRDFFGFGSPQPPPRQLAPGPRNPNLNPGAPRPPGNVGRSAEMFR; the protein is encoded by the coding sequence ATGTCGAAAAAGTCCCTGTTCAAGGCGCTAACCGAGACCGGCCCGTTGATCGCGCTGGGGACGGCGCTTGCGATTCTGGTCTCGGTCGCAGGGCCCGCCTCGGCGCAGTTCTTCAACTTCCCCGGATTCGGCGGCCCGCCGCAGCGCTCGGCACCACCGCCACAACGGGGCGGAGGTGGAGGTGGCGGCGGCTGGTTCGGCGGCGACTTCTTTGCACCATTCCAGCAGCAACAGCCGCAGGCACCACGCCAGGATTTTTCGCGCGCGCCGGCGCCTGCGAAACGCGACACCATCCCTGAGAAGAACGTGCTGGTGATCGGCGACGCCATGGCCGACTGGCTCGGTTACGGTTTGGAAGACGCCTACACCGAGCAGCCCGACATGGGCGTGATCCGCAAGCACAAGACCACGTCCGGCCTGATCAGGTACCAGCCGAAGGGTGAGCCCTCGGATTGGGCGGCAGCGGCCAGGGGCATCCTCGAGACCGAGAAGCCTGACGTCATCGTCGTCATGCTCGGCCTCAACGATCGCGCCGCGATCCGCGAGCCTGTCGCCGACAAGCCGGACAAGGCCACGGATAAAGACAAAGACAAGAAGAACGACAAGGGCGCGCGCGCCAAGCAACCGGGCAAGCCCGGCGAGACCAAACCCGGTACCGATGCCGCCGCCAAGCCCGACGACAAGCCTGCCGATGCCGACCTGCCGCAGGATGATGCCGACAACGCCGATACGCCTGTGGCGGCGCCCGAAAAAACGGCCCGCAATCCGAACGGCCTCTACGAATTCCGCGACGATCGCTGGGTCGAGCTTTACGGCAAGAAGATCGAAGAACTGGCAGGTGTCCTCAAGGCCAAGGGCGTGCCGGTGCTCTGGGTCGGTCTTCCCGCCATCCGCGGGCAGAAGGGCACGGCGGACATGCTGTTCCTGGATTCGCTCTATCGCGAAGGCGCGGCCAAGGCCGGCATTACCTATGTCGACGTCTGGGACGGCTTTGTCGACGAGGCCGGCCGCTTCCTCCAGAAGGGTCCCGACTTCGAAGGCCAGATCCGTCAGCTTCGCAGCTCTGACGGCGTCTTTTTCACCAAACCCGGCGCGCGCAAGCTCGCGCACTATGTCGAGCGCGAGATCACGCGCCTACTTGCGGGACGCTCCGGCCCGATCGCGCTGCCGAGCGAGCCGGCGACGCCCGACACCAGCGCCGAGCCCGGCAAGCCCGCGCCACGGCCGCTGGCGGGGCCGATCGTGCCGCTGGTTGCAGCCTCGATCTCGACGGATCAATTGCTGGGCGGACCGGGCACGCGTCCCGCCGCCGTCGATGCGCTCGCTGCGAAGACGATGGTGAAGGGCGAGCCGCTGACGGCCCCGGCCGGCCGTGCCGACGATTATGCCTGGCCGCGCCGCGAAGTCGGGCGCGAGCAGGCCAAGGGCGATACGCCTGTTGCGGCGACGACGCCTGAGGGCGGTGTTGCTCCAGGCGCACCGGGTGCCGCGGCTGCGATGGCGCCGCCAAAGCTCGCGCCGAAGAAGCCGCCGGTGGTGCAGCAGCCGGCACAGGCCGCGCCGACGTTCCGTGATTTCTTCGGCTTCGGCTCGCCGCAGCCACCGCCGCGTCAGCTGGCGCCCGGGCCGCGCAATCCGAATCTCAATCCAGGGGCTCCACGTCCGCCTGGAAATGTTGGGCGCTCCGCCGAGATGTTCCGGTAA
- a CDS encoding SDR family NAD(P)-dependent oxidoreductase has protein sequence MANELDFSGKQVLVIGGSSGIGNGIAQAFRTRGARVAVCGTRAQPQDYSIEEGSDLTGLSYAQLDVGNPSAIEAFKPSFDRLDVLVLAQGAVLYRRGEFEMSGFRKVVEVNLMSLMACATRFHSMLRDSRGALIMVSSTAAYHSTMGNPAYNASKTGAVGLTRTLGEAWAEDGIRVNGIAPGLVDTKMTKVTTDNPKRLEGALARIPLRRLGTPADMAGAALFLASPLSSYIIGQTLVVDGGLIL, from the coding sequence ATGGCGAACGAGCTCGATTTCTCAGGCAAGCAGGTGCTGGTCATCGGCGGTTCGAGCGGGATCGGCAACGGCATCGCGCAAGCGTTCCGCACGAGGGGCGCGCGTGTGGCTGTTTGCGGCACGCGGGCACAGCCGCAGGATTATTCGATCGAAGAGGGCTCCGATCTCACGGGCCTGTCTTATGCGCAGCTCGACGTCGGCAACCCCAGTGCGATCGAGGCATTCAAGCCGTCCTTCGACAGGCTCGACGTGCTCGTGCTCGCGCAAGGCGCGGTGCTCTATCGCCGCGGCGAATTCGAGATGAGTGGCTTCCGCAAGGTGGTCGAGGTCAATCTCATGAGCCTGATGGCTTGCGCCACGCGATTTCATTCCATGTTGCGGGATTCCAGGGGCGCGCTGATCATGGTGTCCTCGACCGCGGCCTATCATTCCACCATGGGCAATCCCGCCTATAACGCCTCGAAGACCGGTGCGGTCGGATTGACGCGGACGCTGGGCGAGGCCTGGGCCGAGGACGGCATCCGCGTCAACGGGATCGCGCCCGGGCTCGTGGACACCAAGATGACGAAGGTGACGACCGACAATCCGAAGCGGCTCGAAGGCGCGCTCGCGCGCATCCCGCTGCGGCGATTGGGCACGCCGGCCGACATGGCAGGCGCGGCGCTGTTCCTGGCCTCGCCGCTGTCGTCCTACATCATCGGCCAGACGCTGGTCGTCGATGGCGGGCTGATTCTGTAG
- a CDS encoding CsbD family protein: MDTDRIVGSAKEYAGRAEGAIGDMAGDAKTQASGKAREAAGTVQNLYGQAKDAVRDATDTAAGYAKDAYENSGETFRDGTQALSKKVQDNPLGSLLVAGGIGFALALLMSRPARRPPPRWRYYG; this comes from the coding sequence ATGGATACGGATCGGATTGTTGGATCGGCCAAGGAATATGCCGGACGCGCGGAAGGCGCGATCGGAGACATGGCAGGCGATGCGAAGACGCAGGCATCGGGCAAGGCCCGGGAAGCTGCGGGCACGGTGCAGAATCTCTATGGCCAGGCCAAGGATGCCGTGCGCGATGCCACGGACACCGCCGCCGGCTACGCCAAGGACGCCTATGAGAACAGCGGCGAGACTTTCCGCGATGGGACACAGGCACTGTCGAAGAAAGTGCAGGACAATCCGCTCGGCTCGCTGCTGGTCGCCGGCGGAATCGGGTTTGCGCTCGCGCTTCTGATGTCGCGGCCTGCGCGCCGTCCGCCGCCGCGCTGGCGCTATTACGGCTGA
- a CDS encoding protein-disulfide reductase DsbD domain-containing protein produces MLTRVPLRAAIGVATTLLASSLAIAARADDASPWQRDGHSAVRLLAGSRSGAVLLGGIAFQLQQGWKTYWRTPGDSGVPPRFDFSKSDNVEAVTVMWPAPLKFDDGAGGHSIGYHNQIVLPLRIVAKAADKPVTLRAEINYAVCEKLCIPVEASAELGFNSVASTEDANLRAALDTVPKPANIGDPNPLTIRDVKRDGPKNVVVDVVVPDSRNVNLYVEGPTPDWALPIPAQVEPSPVGVKRFSFELDGLPPGAKPDGAALKFTLVGPEKSYEFNTNLE; encoded by the coding sequence ATGCTCACAAGAGTTCCCCTGCGTGCGGCGATTGGCGTCGCGACAACCCTGCTTGCGTCGTCGCTGGCCATCGCAGCCCGCGCCGATGACGCTTCGCCGTGGCAGCGCGACGGCCACTCCGCAGTGCGGCTATTGGCGGGATCGCGCAGTGGCGCCGTCCTGCTCGGCGGTATTGCCTTCCAGCTCCAGCAAGGGTGGAAGACCTACTGGCGCACCCCCGGGGATTCCGGGGTGCCGCCGCGGTTCGACTTCTCGAAGTCGGACAATGTTGAGGCGGTGACGGTGATGTGGCCTGCGCCGCTGAAATTCGACGACGGCGCGGGCGGCCATTCGATCGGCTATCACAACCAGATCGTGCTGCCCTTACGCATCGTCGCCAAGGCGGCCGACAAGCCGGTGACCTTGCGCGCCGAGATCAATTACGCGGTGTGCGAGAAGCTCTGCATTCCGGTCGAGGCCAGCGCCGAGCTCGGCTTCAACAGCGTCGCCTCGACCGAGGATGCCAATTTGCGTGCCGCGCTCGATACGGTGCCCAAGCCTGCCAATATCGGCGATCCCAATCCACTCACCATCCGCGACGTCAAGCGCGACGGACCCAAGAATGTGGTCGTCGACGTCGTCGTGCCTGATAGCCGCAACGTCAATTTGTATGTGGAAGGGCCGACGCCCGATTGGGCATTGCCGATCCCGGCCCAGGTCGAGCCCAGCCCGGTCGGCGTCAAACGCTTCTCGTTCGAGCTCGATGGATTGCCGCCGGGCGCCAAGCCCGACGGCGCGGCGCTGAAGTTCACGCTGGTCGGACCGGAGAAGTCCTACGAGTTCAATACGAATCTGGAGTGA
- a CDS encoding lipopolysaccharide biosynthesis protein, whose translation MAVMDAEPATTGPAGLIARLRTKLTGGPSEASLTRRLAGTIFIIRVISAGLAYVSQVLLARWMGTSDYGVYVYVWTWVLLLGSMMDFGISASAQKIIPEYRTSGEQALLRGFLSGSRWLTFAVSTLVSLALAGIVKLLSPWIDPAEELPLYIGCMTLPAFVVANTQDGIARSHDWMQLGLMPQFIIRQALIIGITAIAFLLGYHLGAVAAMAASAGAVWIAMTGQMVVLNRKLADHIVPGPKTYDIGGWLAVSLPILLVESFYLLLSYTDVLVLQQFRPSDEVGVYFAVVKTLALVSFIHYAMSATTAHRFAEYNASGDKARLSAYVAHAIGWTFWPSLAATIVLLALGKPLLWLFGPQFVVGYDIMFVAAIGLVVRSAIGPVERLLNMLGQQKICALAYALAFVMNLLLCIALVPRYGGHGAAAATSISLTFETVLLFWIVRQRLGLHVLAFGK comes from the coding sequence TTGGCCGTAATGGATGCAGAACCCGCAACGACCGGACCGGCCGGGCTGATCGCACGGCTGCGGACCAAGCTGACGGGCGGCCCGAGCGAGGCATCGCTGACGCGGCGGCTTGCCGGCACCATCTTCATCATCCGCGTGATCAGCGCCGGGCTCGCCTATGTCTCGCAGGTGCTGCTGGCGCGCTGGATGGGCACGTCCGACTACGGCGTCTATGTCTATGTGTGGACCTGGGTGCTGCTGCTCGGCAGCATGATGGATTTCGGCATCTCGGCCTCGGCGCAGAAAATCATTCCGGAGTATCGCACCAGCGGCGAGCAGGCGTTGCTGCGCGGCTTTCTCTCCGGCAGCCGTTGGCTGACCTTTGCCGTATCCACGCTGGTCTCTCTCGCCCTTGCCGGCATCGTCAAGCTGCTGTCGCCCTGGATCGACCCGGCCGAGGAGCTGCCGCTCTATATCGGCTGCATGACGCTGCCCGCCTTCGTCGTTGCCAACACCCAGGACGGCATCGCGCGATCGCATGACTGGATGCAGCTCGGCTTGATGCCGCAATTCATCATCCGTCAGGCGCTGATCATCGGCATCACGGCTATCGCCTTCCTGCTCGGCTATCATCTTGGCGCGGTCGCCGCGATGGCCGCGAGCGCCGGCGCGGTCTGGATCGCGATGACCGGGCAGATGGTGGTGCTGAACCGCAAGCTCGCCGATCATATCGTGCCCGGTCCCAAGACCTACGACATTGGCGGCTGGCTCGCCGTCTCGCTGCCGATCCTGCTGGTCGAGAGCTTCTACCTCCTGCTGTCCTACACCGACGTGCTGGTGCTGCAGCAATTCCGCCCCTCCGACGAGGTCGGCGTCTATTTCGCCGTCGTGAAGACGCTGGCGCTGGTCTCCTTCATCCACTACGCGATGTCGGCGACGACGGCCCACCGCTTCGCCGAATACAACGCGAGCGGCGACAAGGCACGGCTGTCGGCCTATGTCGCGCATGCGATCGGCTGGACGTTCTGGCCGTCGCTGGCGGCGACCATCGTGCTGCTTGCGCTCGGCAAGCCGCTGCTCTGGCTGTTCGGGCCGCAATTCGTGGTCGGCTACGACATCATGTTCGTCGCCGCGATTGGCCTGGTGGTGCGCTCCGCGATCGGCCCGGTCGAACGGCTGCTCAACATGCTCGGTCAGCAGAAGATCTGCGCGCTCGCATATGCACTGGCCTTCGTGATGAACCTCCTGCTCTGCATCGCGCTCGTCCCGCGCTACGGCGGCCACGGCGCCGCGGCCGCAACCTCGATCTCCCTCACCTTCGAGACGGTGCTCTTGTTCTGGATCGTGCGGCAGCGGCTCGGACTGCACGTGC